One Thermodesulfobium sp. 4217-1 genomic window, GCGTGCCCAGATAGTTGCTGTTAGGCCTAGCCATAAAATAAACACAGCAGTTAGTAAAATGCTAAACAAAATATAAATTTAGATTCTTTAGATTTATTGAGGAGGTGTTGTATTGTACGATATAAACGATATTATGAAGGTTTTACCGCACAGGTACCCTATGCTTTTGGTAGAAAAAATCCTTGAATTAGAACCAAACGTTAGGGCGGTAGGATTAAAAAATGTTTCAAATAACGATCCCTATCTTGTTGGACACTTCCCAAACGACCCTATTTTCCCTGGTGTTCTAATGGTAGAGGCAATGGCGCAGGTTGCGGGTTTTCTTTCACTGGTATCCTTGAAAAAAGAGGGGACAATTGCTTTTTTTAGTTCGGTAGAGAAGGCAAAATTTAGGAAAGTAGTGAGACCTGGCGACACCCTTATCATGGAGGCTAATGTGTCAAAGATAAAGTTGCCATTTTGTAAGATGAGTTGCACTGCTAAGGTAGAAGATAAGCTTGTGTGTGAAGCAGATCTAATGTTCTACCTTCCAAAATAATATGATTAAAGTTCACTCCACTGCGATAGTTTCTCCAAAGGCCAATATAGGTGATGAGGTAGAAATTGGCCCCTTTTGTATAGTTGAAGACGACGTGACGGTCGGTAGTAGCGCCCGTTTAGCTAATAACGTCTTGCTCAAAAATGGCACTAGAGTTGGCAATAATTGTCTTATATCAACTGGATCCTGTTTGGGTCAGGATCCGCAAGACTTTCACTATAAGGGCGAGAAAAGTTTTGTGAATATTGCGAATAACGTCACTATAAGAGAGTATGTGGTTATACACAAGGCAACAGGCGAGGGCGAAGAGACCTATGTAGGAGAAAATTCATATTTAATGTGCTATACGCACCTTGGTCACAATGCAAAGGTTTATGAAAATTGCACATTAGCTGCATATGCGGTTCTTGGAGGCCATGTAGTTGTTGAAAAAGAGGCCTTTCTGGGTGGCGCCTCAGCATTTCACCAATTTGTTAGAGTGGGCAGGATGTGTATGGTGGGAGGACTTGCAAAAGTTGTCCAAGACATACCGCCATTTGTGATGAGCGATGGAAACCCTGCTATTCCAAAGGGCCTAAACTTAGTGGCACTAAGGAGAAATGGCTTTTCTCAAGAGAAAATTAGCGCAATAAAAAAAATATATAAGATTTTGATAGAAGAGATTCACCCAAAAGATGAGCTTATAAGTATAATAAAGCGTGATTTTTCTAAATATGAGGAACACAAAGATTTTGTTGAGTTTATTATGAAAAGTAAAAGGGGTTTTAGGCGTGTTCAGGATAAATGATGTAGAAATTGGCGGCAAAGATTTATTTTTTATATTGGGCCCTTGTGTTATTGAAGGCGAAGACCACGTAATGAAAATGGCAAACATTATTAAGGAAATCGCAAATTCATTGAATATCCAGGTGATATTCAAAAGCTCATACGATAAAGCAAATAGAACGTCGCTCTCTTCATATAGAGGTCCTGGAATTAAAGAGGGATTGAGGATTCTTAATAGAGTAAAACGAGAAGTTGGTTTGCCAATAACTACTGATGTTCATAGTATAGAGGAAGTATCTATTGCGTCTGAAGTTATCGATCTAATTCAATTGCCTGCATTTTTATGCAGACAAACCGATCTGCTCTTATCTGCGGGCAAAGCAAAAAAGCCTGTCAACATTAAAAAAGGTCAATTTGTAGCGCCTCATTCTATTGGCCCAATGATTGAGAAGGTTAAGTCTACTGGCGAAGAAAGAGTTTGTATGACAGAAAGAGGATATTCTTTTGGGTACAACAACTTAGTGGTTGATATGAGGTCAATTCAGATCATGAGGTCATTTAATGTGCCAGTCATATTTGATGCAACTCATAGCGTTCAGCTACCAGGAGGTTTAGGGGATTCTTCGGGAGGAGAAAGAAAATTTGTTCCTACTCTTGCTAAGGCTGCTGTGGCAGCGGGCGCTGATGGCGTATTTATGGAATGTCATGACTGCCCTGAGTGTGCTCTTTGCGACGGTCCAAATTCTATGCCAGTTAATGAGGTTGAGGACCTTTTAAAGAGTCTGATAGCAATAAAAAAGATTGTAGGATCTTAAATAAACATAAACATCTTGAATTAAAATTTTACAATTGTTTACATTTTGGAGGCATTTATGGATAGAGAAGAAGTATTGTCCCTTGCTAAGGAGGTATGCTTTGTCGAAAGAGAGAGCATAGACCAACTTTGCGATAAGATTAATAAATCGTTTTTAGACGCCATAGATCTTATTCTTAACTGTGATGGGAGAGTAATTATCACGGGAATGGGGAAGTCGGGACTTATTGGCAGAAAGATTGCAGCAACTCTTTCAAGTACAGGAACTCCATCGTTGTTTTTACACCCTGCAGAGGGCATTCATGGCGATCTTGGTATGGTTACTGGCAAAGACCTTGTTATTGCAATTTCTTATAGCGGAGAAAATTCAGAGCTAATTACTATTTGCCCAGTTTTAAGAAGAATTGGGGTAAAGATAATTGCTATGACAGGCAACCTCTCATCTGCGCTTGCCACTTTGGCGGATATCGTGCTTGACATAGGCGTGAAGAAAGAGGCTTGTCCATATAATATTGTTCCTACCTCTTCAACAACGGTTACACTGGTTCTTGGAGATGCCCTTGCAATGTGTCTTTTGAAATTAAGAGACTTTAGACCTCAGGATTTCGCTCTTTTTCATCCAGGGGGCGCACTTGGCAGGAGTTTGATAACCAGGGTTTGTGATCTGATGCACAAGGGCAAAGACAACCCTGTAGTTAATCTCGAAACTATCGTCAAAGAGGCTCTTTTCGAGATCAGCAAAAAGGGTCTTGGCGCAGTTTCTGTTATTGATAAAAATGGCGTGCTAAAAGGTCTTATAACCGATGGCGATATAAGAAGGAAGGTAGAGATTGACGACCTGTTTTTAAAGAGACGTGCTGAAGAAGTTATGACAAAACAGCCTGTTTATATCCATGAAAAACGGTTAGCTACTGAGGCTTTGAAGATTTTGCAAGATAAAAATATAAATTTATTGCCTGTCGTGGACGAGGAATTAAGATCGGTAGGCATGATTCACTTACACGACATACTAAAGGCAGGCATAGTCTAAATTTAAATTTTTTTGATACAATTACTAAAAAATGTATAAAAAGGAGTTTTAGGTTGAGTCTTGAAGATAGAATAAAGAAAATAAAAATACTTGCCTTTGATGTAGACGGAGTTCTTACCGATGGAGGCATAGTTGTTTCTTCAAAAGAAGAAATAAAAGTTTTTAACGTAAAGGATGGTCTTGGCCTTGCGATGGCAAGGAGGCTGGGTTTTATAACTCTCTTTATAAGCGGCAGGAGTTCTATCTCTCTTGAAAATAGGGCAAGAGAGCTGAAAGTGGACTATCTTATAATGAGTTGTGACAATAAGATAGTTGAGCTAAACAAAATTCTGAAAGAGCTAAATATGAATTATGAGAACGTTGCTTATATGGGAGATGACTATAACGACTTGCCAATACTGGAAGTTTGTGGAGTGAGCGCTTGTCCGGGTGACGCCGTTGAGGCTGTAAGAGAAAGAGTTGATGTTGTTATTGAGGATTTTGGCGGTAAAGGCGCAGCGAGAGCGTTTATAGAAAAGATATTAAGAATCCAAAATAAGTTGGAACAGGGCATAAAACTGTATTTTGAAGATTATTAAAAGTGTATAGAAAATTTTTAGTATTAACTGTATTAGTTTTGCTAATATTTGCATCTCTTGCTTTGTTTACTAATTTCTTAATTTTACATAAATCCAATAATTCAAACAATGATACTGAAAAGCTAATAAATAGTTTTAAGGATATTCAGCTCCCATTTAAGATGAAGGCGAAAAACGTTTACGATAATCAAAATGAGATTATAGGCGATGATTTTGAAATAATTTATGATAAAAACGAATCAATTCTCATTACGGGCAAAAGTGCTGCATATGACAAAAAGACGAAGATGGTAAACATCTTGTCTGGAACAGTCTCTGTTAATGGATATACAATGTACTTTAATTCGGGGGAATTTGATCCAAACAATGGCACTTTAAAGTGTACCGACTTTAGTCTAAAGGGCAAGGATGAGCAGCTAAGTTCAAAAACTGCAGACATTGACTTTATAAACAAAAAGATAACTGCTAAGGATGCTGTAGTTAAGAGCTTAACCCATCTTCGTCAAAAACCTCCTAAATTTAGCTAAAATACC contains:
- the fabZ gene encoding 3-hydroxyacyl-ACP dehydratase FabZ; the protein is MYDINDIMKVLPHRYPMLLVEKILELEPNVRAVGLKNVSNNDPYLVGHFPNDPIFPGVLMVEAMAQVAGFLSLVSLKKEGTIAFFSSVEKAKFRKVVRPGDTLIMEANVSKIKLPFCKMSCTAKVEDKLVCEADLMFYLPK
- the lpxA gene encoding acyl-ACP--UDP-N-acetylglucosamine O-acyltransferase — its product is MIKVHSTAIVSPKANIGDEVEIGPFCIVEDDVTVGSSARLANNVLLKNGTRVGNNCLISTGSCLGQDPQDFHYKGEKSFVNIANNVTIREYVVIHKATGEGEETYVGENSYLMCYTHLGHNAKVYENCTLAAYAVLGGHVVVEKEAFLGGASAFHQFVRVGRMCMVGGLAKVVQDIPPFVMSDGNPAIPKGLNLVALRRNGFSQEKISAIKKIYKILIEEIHPKDELISIIKRDFSKYEEHKDFVEFIMKSKRGFRRVQDK
- the kdsA gene encoding 3-deoxy-8-phosphooctulonate synthase, with protein sequence MFRINDVEIGGKDLFFILGPCVIEGEDHVMKMANIIKEIANSLNIQVIFKSSYDKANRTSLSSYRGPGIKEGLRILNRVKREVGLPITTDVHSIEEVSIASEVIDLIQLPAFLCRQTDLLLSAGKAKKPVNIKKGQFVAPHSIGPMIEKVKSTGEERVCMTERGYSFGYNNLVVDMRSIQIMRSFNVPVIFDATHSVQLPGGLGDSSGGERKFVPTLAKAAVAAGADGVFMECHDCPECALCDGPNSMPVNEVEDLLKSLIAIKKIVGS
- a CDS encoding KpsF/GutQ family sugar-phosphate isomerase → MDREEVLSLAKEVCFVERESIDQLCDKINKSFLDAIDLILNCDGRVIITGMGKSGLIGRKIAATLSSTGTPSLFLHPAEGIHGDLGMVTGKDLVIAISYSGENSELITICPVLRRIGVKIIAMTGNLSSALATLADIVLDIGVKKEACPYNIVPTSSTTVTLVLGDALAMCLLKLRDFRPQDFALFHPGGALGRSLITRVCDLMHKGKDNPVVNLETIVKEALFEISKKGLGAVSVIDKNGVLKGLITDGDIRRKVEIDDLFLKRRAEEVMTKQPVYIHEKRLATEALKILQDKNINLLPVVDEELRSVGMIHLHDILKAGIV
- a CDS encoding HAD hydrolase family protein, with the translated sequence MSLEDRIKKIKILAFDVDGVLTDGGIVVSSKEEIKVFNVKDGLGLAMARRLGFITLFISGRSSISLENRARELKVDYLIMSCDNKIVELNKILKELNMNYENVAYMGDDYNDLPILEVCGVSACPGDAVEAVRERVDVVIEDFGGKGAARAFIEKILRIQNKLEQGIKLYFEDY